A genomic stretch from Candidatus Hydrogenisulfobacillus filiaventi includes:
- a CDS encoding Stage III sporulation protein AD has protein sequence MAAAFQAVGIGLISTVLLLLLRRERPEWGVVVALAAGVALLFLVLVPLGRVVGTLTQLAGLGHLQGAYLTLLLKVLGIAYLTTLAAQVARDAGETLVAGRVELAGKVLILALALPIIRAITETLIHWLPT, from the coding sequence GTGGCGGCGGCATTCCAGGCAGTGGGCATCGGGCTCATCAGCACCGTCCTCCTCCTGCTCCTGCGGCGGGAGCGCCCGGAATGGGGGGTGGTGGTGGCGCTGGCGGCGGGGGTGGCTCTGCTGTTCCTGGTCCTGGTGCCCTTGGGCCGGGTAGTGGGGACCCTCACCCAGCTGGCCGGTCTGGGCCATCTCCAGGGCGCCTACCTGACCCTGCTGCTGAAGGTGCTCGGGATTGCCTACCTGACCACCCTGGCCGCCCAGGTCGCACGCGATGCCGGGGAGACCCTGGTGGCGGGGCGGGTGGAGCTGGCCGGGAAGGTGCTCATCCTGGCCCTGGCCCTCCCCATCATCCGGGCCATCACCGAAACCCTGATCCATTGGCTGCCGACCTGA
- a CDS encoding conserved protein of unknown function (Evidence 4 : Unknown function but conserved in other organisms), whose translation MADLKRKVSRLHDLIDRYDGREGRQGRILHEMADILEDVAEGVEELAEGQEELEDYLGEIDSDLLTLEEDVLPASGTGHDEAAADREEIELQCPECGHWTAYNAALFDSGRDGVELTCPNCGAVVYDSDVDCLVMDDEEEAQR comes from the coding sequence ATGGCGGACCTCAAGCGCAAGGTGTCGCGGTTGCACGACCTTATCGATCGCTATGACGGCCGCGAAGGCCGCCAGGGCCGCATCCTGCATGAGATGGCGGACATCCTCGAGGATGTGGCGGAAGGGGTGGAGGAGCTCGCCGAGGGCCAGGAGGAGCTGGAGGACTACCTGGGGGAGATTGACTCCGACCTGCTGACCCTGGAGGAGGACGTGCTGCCGGCGTCGGGGACCGGCCACGACGAGGCCGCCGCCGACCGGGAGGAGATCGAGCTGCAATGCCCGGAATGCGGGCATTGGACGGCCTACAATGCCGCCCTTTTCGACAGCGGCCGGGACGGGGTGGAACTGACCTGCCCCAATTGCGGGGCGGTGGTCTATGACTCGGATGTCGACTGCCTGGTGATGGACGACGAGGAGGAGGCGCAGCGCTGA
- the gcvH gene encoding glycine cleavage complex lipoylprotein (Evidence 2a : Function from experimental evidences in other organisms; PubMedId : 1802033, 8219277, 8375392; Product type lp : lipoprotein), translated as MEFPAHLRYTREHEWIDGDGRVGITDFAQDALGDVVFVELPETGRKLAPGDAFAVVESVKSVSDIYSPVGGTVVEVNEALRDHPELVNQDPYGSGWIARLAVDQEPPDLLTADAYRALTEGA; from the coding sequence ATGGAGTTTCCGGCGCATCTGCGCTATACGCGGGAACACGAATGGATCGACGGCGACGGGCGGGTGGGGATCACCGATTTCGCCCAGGATGCCCTGGGGGACGTCGTATTCGTGGAGCTGCCGGAGACCGGCCGCAAGCTGGCGCCGGGGGATGCCTTTGCGGTGGTGGAGTCGGTAAAGTCGGTCTCGGACATCTATAGTCCGGTGGGCGGGACGGTGGTGGAGGTGAACGAGGCGCTGCGCGACCATCCCGAACTGGTGAACCAGGACCCCTACGGATCCGGCTGGATCGCCCGCCTGGCCGTGGACCAGGAGCCGCCCGACCTGCTGACCGCTGACGCCTACCGGGCCCTGACGGAAGGGGCGTAG
- a CDS encoding protein of unknown function (Evidence 5 : Unknown function): MMGLPWRLLTAVLVAAVGAAAGRVLARPYYRRWAALRELDLFLAWLEVAVGRQARPLPLAWHQYRRRRRTVLLEPWLAAVERGLGTAGAATVAEAFARADGEAEAAGLWPAERALLAALAGRLGHGDAAAQRRHLEEARRELGLLREAAEAEDLKQARVVQVLAAVAGLAMAIVTY; this comes from the coding sequence GTGATGGGGCTGCCCTGGCGGCTGTTAACCGCGGTCCTGGTGGCGGCGGTGGGCGCGGCAGCGGGACGGGTGCTGGCCCGCCCCTATTACCGGCGCTGGGCGGCTCTGCGGGAGCTGGACCTCTTCCTGGCCTGGCTGGAGGTGGCGGTCGGCCGCCAGGCCCGGCCGCTGCCGCTGGCTTGGCATCAGTACCGCCGCCGCCGGCGGACGGTGCTGCTGGAGCCCTGGCTGGCGGCGGTGGAACGGGGGCTGGGAACGGCCGGCGCGGCGACGGTGGCAGAGGCCTTTGCCCGGGCGGACGGGGAGGCGGAGGCCGCCGGGCTGTGGCCGGCCGAACGGGCCCTGCTGGCGGCCCTGGCCGGCCGCCTGGGACATGGGGATGCCGCGGCCCAGCGGCGGCATCTGGAGGAGGCCCGGCGGGAGCTGGGCCTCCTGCGGGAAGCGGCGGAGGCCGAGGATCTCAAACAGGCGCGGGTAGTGCAGGTGCTGGCGGCGGTGGCGGGCCTGGCCATGGCTATTGTCACCTACTGA
- the papA gene encoding aminopeptidase (Met-Xaa and Xaa-Pro, Xaa-Pro-Xaa) (Evidence 2a : Function from experimental evidences in other organisms; PubMedId : 23144141, 26735940, 27002156; Product type e : enzyme), whose amino-acid sequence MSGERRQRLAPRLAEAGLDALLVWSSPNRRYLSGFTGSSAYLLAGADGRGLLLTDFRYLEQAAAQAPGWTVIRHGRDVWSDLAGQAAAAGWRTVGVEADHVTLAAFRRLEAAGEARGITWRPVSGLVEGLRLVKTPDEVEAVRAAAALARRALEAVWPRLVPGVSEAEVALELECTMRRLGAEAEAFPTIVASGPRGSLPHARPGPRRLEAGDLVTIDFGARLDGYHSDETVTVGIGAAAAAHPLRPVYEVVRRAQAAGIAAIRPGVPASAVDRAARGVIEEAGYGEAFGHSTGHGVGLEVHEAPWAAAQPPVDYVLEPGMILTVEPGIYLPGRGGVRLEDTLVVTETGCERLTTWDKDWRTT is encoded by the coding sequence ATGAGCGGCGAGCGGCGGCAACGCCTCGCGCCCAGGCTGGCGGAGGCCGGCCTGGACGCGCTGCTGGTCTGGTCCTCGCCCAACCGCCGCTATCTGAGCGGCTTCACCGGCTCCTCCGCCTACCTCCTGGCGGGCGCCGACGGCCGCGGGCTGCTGCTGACCGACTTCCGCTACCTCGAACAGGCGGCCGCCCAGGCCCCGGGCTGGACGGTGATCCGGCACGGGCGTGACGTGTGGTCCGATCTGGCCGGGCAGGCGGCCGCCGCCGGCTGGCGAACGGTGGGAGTGGAGGCCGATCATGTGACCCTGGCCGCCTTCCGCCGCCTGGAAGCGGCCGGGGAGGCCCGGGGCATTACCTGGCGTCCGGTCAGCGGCCTGGTGGAAGGGCTGCGGCTGGTGAAGACGCCGGACGAGGTAGAGGCGGTACGGGCGGCCGCGGCCCTGGCGCGGCGGGCGCTGGAGGCGGTGTGGCCCCGACTGGTGCCGGGCGTCAGCGAGGCCGAGGTGGCCCTGGAACTGGAGTGTACCATGCGCCGGCTGGGGGCCGAAGCCGAAGCCTTCCCCACCATCGTGGCCTCGGGTCCCCGGGGCTCCCTGCCCCACGCGCGACCGGGCCCCCGCCGTCTGGAGGCCGGGGACCTGGTCACCATCGACTTCGGGGCGCGCCTGGACGGCTACCATTCCGATGAGACCGTGACGGTGGGCATCGGCGCGGCCGCCGCCGCCCACCCCCTGCGGCCGGTCTATGAGGTGGTGCGGCGGGCGCAGGCGGCCGGGATTGCCGCCATACGGCCGGGCGTGCCCGCGTCCGCGGTGGACCGGGCGGCCCGGGGGGTCATCGAGGAGGCCGGGTACGGGGAGGCCTTCGGGCACAGCACTGGCCATGGGGTGGGGCTGGAGGTGCATGAAGCGCCCTGGGCCGCCGCCCAGCCGCCGGTCGACTACGTGCTGGAGCCGGGGATGATCCTGACCGTGGAGCCGGGCATCTATCTGCCCGGCCGGGGGGGCGTGCGCCTGGAGGACACCCTGGTGGTCACGGAGACCGGTTGCGAGCGGCTGACGACCTGGGATAAAGACTGGCGGACCACCTGA
- the glyA gene encoding serine hydroxymethyltransferase (Evidence 2a : Function from experimental evidences in other organisms; PubMedId : 11390694, 11902725, 12682299, 12686103, 12923093, 15865438, 18483062; Product type e : enzyme): MSAMDALRERDPAVYEAIRQEERRQQDHLELIASENWTSVAVREAMGSVMTDKYAEGYPGHRYYGGCEYMDVVEDLARERVKRLFGAAYANVQPHAGAMANTAVYLACLKPGDTLMGMNLSHGGHLTHGSPVNLSGQLYHVESYGVDRQTERLDMDAVRDLARRVRPRLIVAGASAYPRVLDFEAFRAIADEVGALLMVDMAHIAGLVAAGLHPNPVPHAHFVTSTTHKTLRGPRGGFILADPEWGRTLDKVVFPGLQGGPLMNLIAAKAVAFGEALEEDFRVYQRRVVANARTLAAVLQEEGLRLVSGGTDNHLMLVDVKASVGITGKEAQERLERVGITVNKNTIPFETEKPTVASGIRIGTPQVTTRGLDENAIRDLGRIIAGVLKAEAGFDPAPWAARVRDLARAYPLPGIPA, from the coding sequence ATGTCTGCAATGGACGCATTACGGGAACGGGACCCGGCGGTTTACGAGGCCATCCGCCAGGAGGAACGGCGCCAGCAGGACCATCTGGAGCTGATCGCCTCCGAGAACTGGACCTCGGTCGCGGTCCGGGAGGCCATGGGCTCGGTCATGACCGACAAGTATGCCGAGGGCTATCCGGGGCACCGCTATTACGGCGGGTGCGAATACATGGACGTGGTGGAGGATCTGGCCCGGGAGCGGGTGAAGCGGCTGTTCGGGGCCGCTTACGCCAATGTGCAACCCCACGCCGGCGCCATGGCCAATACCGCGGTCTACCTGGCCTGCCTCAAGCCGGGCGATACCTTGATGGGGATGAACCTGAGCCACGGCGGGCACCTCACCCACGGTAGCCCGGTCAACCTGTCGGGCCAGCTCTACCACGTGGAGAGTTACGGGGTGGACCGGCAGACGGAGCGGCTGGACATGGATGCCGTCCGGGACCTGGCCCGGCGGGTGCGGCCCCGTCTGATTGTGGCCGGGGCCTCTGCCTATCCCCGCGTGCTGGATTTTGAGGCCTTCCGGGCCATCGCCGACGAGGTCGGGGCGCTGTTGATGGTGGATATGGCCCATATCGCCGGCCTGGTGGCGGCGGGCCTGCACCCCAACCCGGTGCCCCATGCCCACTTTGTCACCTCCACCACCCATAAGACCCTGCGCGGGCCCCGCGGCGGCTTCATCCTGGCCGACCCCGAATGGGGGCGGACCCTGGATAAGGTGGTCTTCCCCGGCCTGCAGGGGGGCCCGTTGATGAACCTGATTGCCGCCAAGGCGGTGGCCTTCGGGGAGGCGCTGGAGGAGGACTTCCGGGTCTATCAGCGGCGGGTGGTGGCCAACGCCCGCACCCTGGCGGCCGTCCTGCAGGAGGAGGGCCTGCGCCTGGTGTCGGGCGGGACCGACAACCACCTGATGCTGGTGGATGTGAAGGCCAGCGTGGGCATTACCGGCAAGGAGGCCCAGGAGCGGTTGGAACGGGTGGGCATCACTGTCAATAAAAACACCATCCCCTTCGAGACCGAGAAGCCCACCGTGGCCTCCGGCATCCGCATCGGCACGCCCCAGGTCACCACCCGGGGCCTGGACGAGAACGCCATCCGCGACCTCGGCCGCATCATCGCCGGCGTGCTCAAGGCTGAGGCCGGTTTCGACCCCGCCCCCTGGGCGGCACGGGTGCGGGACCTGGCGCGGGCGTACCCGCTGCCGGGTATCCCGGCCTGA
- a CDS encoding Stage III sporulation protein AE, whose translation MRWRTGLGVLAGILFLAWGPATPAARAAGPQAVLSRELQSLNTGPLDAYLRQLTASYPGARLPTPGEVARDLLQHRAPVSPGDLLRLLRAGLVGDVAADFRVVGLILVLTVFAALLERLGAAFEAPAVAQVAEVVVVSGILLISLRSFALALGLVQGVVTHLVGMMEALIPLLVVLMVGSGSITAAGIFHPWMVAAVNVVAVLVRQWVLPLILFATVLELLGTWLPRFSLRHVANLFRQAGGALLGGLLTVFLGVMAVQGAAGAVADGVSLRATKFLANTFVPVIGKIFSDAMEAVLGSSLLLKSAVSIVGALAIIVTVAFPLLKLFVMMFLYRLGAAGSEPLGVGPVSQALAALANAMGWMIAVGGAVALMFFLVITVVVSASNGVGL comes from the coding sequence ATGCGCTGGCGTACCGGTCTGGGGGTGCTGGCCGGGATCCTGTTCCTGGCGTGGGGGCCGGCGACACCGGCCGCCCGGGCCGCCGGGCCGCAGGCGGTCCTGTCCCGGGAACTGCAAAGCCTCAATACCGGCCCTCTGGACGCCTACCTCCGGCAGCTCACCGCCAGCTACCCCGGTGCCCGGCTGCCCACCCCGGGCGAGGTGGCCCGGGATTTGCTCCAGCACCGGGCCCCCGTCTCCCCCGGCGACCTGCTCCGGCTGCTGCGCGCAGGGCTGGTCGGGGATGTGGCCGCCGACTTCCGGGTGGTAGGCCTCATCCTGGTGCTGACGGTGTTTGCCGCCCTGCTGGAGCGCCTGGGGGCCGCCTTTGAGGCCCCGGCGGTGGCGCAGGTGGCGGAGGTGGTGGTGGTCTCGGGCATCCTGCTCATCTCCCTCCGCTCCTTCGCCCTGGCCCTGGGGCTGGTCCAGGGGGTGGTCACCCACCTGGTCGGCATGATGGAGGCCCTGATTCCGCTGCTGGTCGTGCTGATGGTCGGCAGCGGCTCCATCACCGCCGCCGGCATCTTCCACCCGTGGATGGTGGCGGCTGTCAACGTGGTGGCGGTGCTGGTGCGGCAGTGGGTGCTGCCCCTCATCCTGTTCGCCACCGTGCTGGAGCTCCTCGGAACCTGGCTGCCCCGCTTCTCCTTGCGCCATGTGGCCAATCTCTTCCGGCAGGCGGGCGGGGCCCTGTTGGGCGGACTGCTGACCGTCTTTCTGGGGGTGATGGCGGTGCAAGGGGCGGCGGGGGCCGTGGCGGACGGAGTCAGCCTGCGGGCCACCAAATTCCTGGCCAACACCTTCGTCCCCGTCATCGGCAAGATCTTCTCCGATGCGATGGAGGCGGTGCTGGGATCCTCCCTGCTGCTCAAGAGCGCGGTCAGCATCGTGGGGGCCCTGGCCATCATCGTGACCGTGGCCTTCCCGCTGCTGAAGCTGTTCGTGATGATGTTCCTCTACCGGCTGGGGGCGGCGGGATCCGAGCCGCTGGGTGTGGGACCGGTGAGCCAGGCCCTGGCTGCCCTGGCCAATGCCATGGGCTGGATGATTGCGGTGGGAGGGGCGGTGGCCCTGATGTTCTTCCTGGTCATCACCGTGGTGGTCAGCGCCTCCAACGGGGTGGGGCTCTGA
- the aroB gene encoding 3-dehydroquinate synthase produces the protein MEEYRWSLPGQFGPRTEVRLLPDTVLDARLEARLGEILAPYCQGRPVAVVADTHTLPMAERVTAGLAAVAEVRTTAVIPAGEPSKTWAQAGEVLRQLARAALPRDGVVLAVGGGVVTDLAGFVAATYLRGVRWVAVPTTLLAQVDAAVGGKTAVDLPEGKNLAGAFFLPELVLAAPAWLATLPVAEWRSGLGEVVKSALIAKSGLWNTLRAGLPEPGRELERWTPIIAGTIAVKAAVVAADPHEGGPRMALNFGHTLGHALETLIGYGRISHGEAVGLGSLVALYLSEQLWGLDPAVQAEVRHWLQAWGMPVRLDPAQAAAVADRAALAAVLNRDKKARAFGLQWTLLRAAGEPVISRDVPWELVWEAVETILPAETAAGRGKEAGA, from the coding sequence GTGGAGGAATACCGGTGGTCCCTGCCCGGGCAGTTCGGGCCCCGGACCGAGGTGCGGCTGCTGCCGGACACGGTGCTGGATGCCCGGCTGGAGGCCCGCCTGGGGGAGATCCTGGCGCCCTACTGCCAGGGCCGGCCGGTGGCGGTGGTGGCGGATACGCATACCCTGCCCATGGCGGAGCGGGTCACGGCGGGCTTGGCCGCCGTGGCTGAGGTGCGCACCACGGCCGTGATCCCGGCCGGGGAGCCCTCCAAGACCTGGGCGCAGGCGGGGGAGGTGCTGCGCCAGCTGGCCCGGGCGGCGCTGCCCCGGGACGGGGTGGTGCTGGCGGTAGGCGGGGGCGTGGTGACCGACCTGGCCGGGTTTGTCGCCGCCACCTACCTGCGCGGGGTGCGGTGGGTCGCGGTCCCCACCACCCTGCTGGCGCAGGTGGATGCGGCAGTCGGCGGCAAGACCGCGGTGGACCTGCCCGAAGGCAAGAATCTGGCCGGCGCTTTCTTCCTGCCCGAACTGGTGCTGGCGGCGCCGGCCTGGCTGGCGACCCTCCCGGTGGCGGAATGGCGGTCGGGGCTAGGCGAGGTGGTCAAGTCGGCCTTGATTGCCAAGAGCGGCCTATGGAACACTTTGCGTGCCGGATTGCCGGAACCGGGAAGGGAGCTGGAGCGGTGGACGCCCATCATCGCCGGCACCATCGCGGTCAAGGCGGCGGTGGTGGCGGCCGATCCCCACGAGGGCGGCCCCCGCATGGCCCTGAATTTTGGCCATACCCTGGGCCACGCCCTGGAGACCCTCATCGGGTATGGGCGCATCAGCCACGGGGAGGCGGTGGGGCTCGGCAGCCTGGTGGCCCTCTACTTGTCGGAGCAGCTGTGGGGGCTGGACCCGGCCGTGCAGGCGGAGGTGCGGCATTGGCTGCAGGCCTGGGGGATGCCGGTGCGCCTGGATCCCGCCCAGGCGGCGGCGGTGGCCGACCGCGCCGCCCTGGCGGCCGTGCTCAACCGGGACAAGAAGGCCCGGGCCTTCGGCCTGCAGTGGACGTTGCTGCGGGCGGCGGGCGAGCCGGTCATCAGCCGGGACGTGCCCTGGGAGCTGGTGTGGGAGGCGGTGGAGACCATCCTGCCGGCGGAAACGGCGGCCGGCCGCGGGAAGGAGGCCGGGGCATGA
- the efp gene encoding elongation factor P (Evidence 2a : Function from experimental evidences in other organisms; PubMedId : 1956781, 14586115, 15066026, 15210970, 16014871, 27002156, 28787546, 29615499; Product type f : factor), which translates to MISSNDFRNGVTIELDGQVYQVIEFQHVKPGKGAAFVRTKLKNLQTGGVVDRTFNAGERVPAARVERREMQYLYSSGDDYTFMDSENFEQHTIPSADIGPGVRFLKENMTVWIVFYKGAVIGVDLPNSVELKIVETEPGFKGDTATGGTKPAKLETGAVVKVPLFIENGTTIIVDTRTGEYLGRA; encoded by the coding sequence ATGATTTCCAGCAACGATTTCCGCAACGGGGTTACCATCGAGTTGGACGGACAGGTTTATCAGGTGATTGAATTCCAGCATGTGAAACCCGGCAAAGGCGCCGCCTTCGTGCGGACCAAGCTGAAGAACCTGCAGACGGGCGGGGTGGTGGATCGCACCTTCAATGCCGGCGAGCGGGTCCCGGCGGCGCGGGTGGAGCGCCGGGAGATGCAGTACCTGTACTCCAGCGGGGACGACTACACCTTTATGGACAGTGAAAACTTCGAACAGCACACCATCCCCTCGGCGGACATCGGTCCCGGGGTGCGTTTCCTGAAGGAGAACATGACCGTCTGGATTGTGTTCTACAAAGGGGCGGTCATCGGGGTGGACCTGCCGAACAGCGTGGAGCTCAAGATTGTGGAGACGGAGCCCGGCTTCAAGGGAGACACCGCCACCGGGGGCACCAAACCGGCCAAGCTGGAGACGGGGGCGGTGGTGAAGGTGCCGCTCTTCATCGAAAACGGCACCACCATCATCGTCGACACCCGGACCGGGGAGTACCTGGGCCGGGCCTGA
- a CDS encoding Stage III sporulation protein AA, whose translation MHHPVGADIGIRVGGPSAGPAGDLPALPAPYGDWLGRLTPAEREELEEVRMRVGRPVVLYFRSGGWRCLGPRGTSPPGPGVPRLEAEELARVFEALAEHSPYAHAAELAEGYLTVAGGHRVGVAGQAVRQGHTVVMQEPVTGINLRVARAVPGAANALRPHLEAIPAPAAILLAGPPRSGKTTLVRDLARAWAGDGRRLVVVDERGEISGGGRFELGLHADVLLGWSKPAGTRVAVRTLGPDVVVMDEVGSAADAEAVREARRAGVQVLATVHGAGLEDLRARPPLRALLDDGTVAAVAVLSRRRGPGTVETVWRRGAGDP comes from the coding sequence ATGCACCATCCCGTGGGCGCAGATATCGGAATCCGCGTGGGGGGACCGTCCGCCGGTCCGGCCGGAGACCTGCCGGCCCTGCCGGCTCCGTATGGGGACTGGCTGGGACGCCTGACCCCGGCGGAGCGGGAGGAGCTGGAGGAGGTCCGGATGCGGGTGGGCCGGCCGGTGGTGCTCTATTTCCGGTCCGGAGGATGGCGCTGCCTGGGTCCCCGGGGAACCTCCCCCCCGGGGCCCGGCGTGCCGCGCCTGGAGGCGGAGGAGCTGGCCCGGGTCTTCGAGGCTCTGGCCGAGCATTCCCCCTATGCCCACGCCGCGGAGCTGGCCGAAGGCTACCTCACTGTCGCCGGCGGCCACCGGGTCGGAGTGGCGGGACAGGCGGTGCGGCAGGGGCACACGGTGGTGATGCAGGAACCGGTGACCGGGATCAACCTGCGGGTGGCGCGGGCGGTCCCGGGGGCGGCCAATGCCCTGCGCCCGCACCTGGAGGCCATCCCCGCCCCTGCCGCCATCCTCCTGGCCGGGCCGCCCCGATCGGGCAAGACCACCCTGGTGCGGGACCTCGCCCGGGCCTGGGCCGGCGACGGCCGCCGTCTGGTGGTGGTCGACGAGCGGGGCGAGATCTCGGGCGGGGGCCGGTTCGAGCTGGGGTTGCATGCGGACGTCCTGCTGGGCTGGTCCAAGCCGGCCGGGACCCGGGTGGCTGTCCGCACCCTGGGGCCCGACGTGGTGGTGATGGATGAGGTGGGCTCGGCGGCGGACGCGGAGGCGGTGCGGGAAGCCCGCCGGGCCGGGGTGCAGGTCCTGGCCACGGTCCACGGTGCCGGCCTCGAGGACCTGCGGGCCCGTCCGCCCCTGCGGGCCCTGCTGGACGACGGCACGGTGGCGGCGGTGGCGGTGCTGTCCCGCCGCCGGGGGCCGGGCACGGTGGAGACGGTCTGGCGGCGGGGGGCGGGGGATCCGTGA
- the spoIIIAC gene encoding Stage III sporulation protein AC, which yields MNIDLIMKLAGIGILVTVVYSVLDRLDRREYGQLVVLAGVAIGFFMVIQAVAQLFQAVRTMFHV from the coding sequence ATGAACATCGACCTCATCATGAAGCTGGCCGGGATCGGCATCCTGGTCACGGTGGTCTACAGCGTGCTGGACCGGCTGGATCGGCGCGAATACGGGCAGCTGGTGGTGCTGGCGGGAGTGGCCATCGGATTCTTCATGGTGATACAAGCCGTAGCCCAGCTCTTTCAGGCCGTCCGCACCATGTTCCACGTCTAG
- the gcvT gene encoding aminomethyltransferase (glycine cleavage system protein T) (Evidence 2a : Function from experimental evidences in other organisms; PubMedId : 8219277, 15472076, 22720735, 23721735, 29089431; Product type e : enzyme): MKRTPLYTWHRDHGARLTAFAGYEMPVDYGSILEEHRAVRTGVGVFDVSHMGEFLLEGPAAGAYLDWLVTNRPQGLAVGQALYTPMCYPSGGTVDDLLVYRLAPARFMLVVNAANREKDWAWLEQTLRTFREVHAPADPGQPEDISDATALLAVQGPQALALLTPLTDADLAGLGSYHAVLGARVAGVPVTAISRTGYTGEDGFEIYVEAGGAEPIWEAVVAAGARPAGLGARDTLRLEARLPLYGHELDEDITPVEAGLTPFVKFEAKPAFIGRSRLWEQRQDPGHRRLVGLAPQGAIARSGAAVGLGERVVGRVTSGTHSPTLGHPIALALVEAEAAALGTPLWVEVRGRRVPAPVVPTPFYRRPR; encoded by the coding sequence ATGAAACGGACGCCGCTCTATACCTGGCACCGGGATCACGGAGCGCGCCTGACGGCGTTTGCCGGCTACGAGATGCCGGTGGACTACGGCAGCATCCTGGAGGAGCACCGGGCGGTCCGCACGGGGGTGGGCGTGTTCGACGTGTCCCACATGGGGGAGTTCCTCCTTGAAGGGCCCGCCGCCGGCGCCTACCTGGACTGGCTGGTGACCAACCGGCCGCAAGGTCTGGCGGTGGGCCAGGCGCTGTACACCCCCATGTGCTATCCGTCGGGCGGCACGGTGGACGACCTCCTGGTCTACCGCCTGGCACCGGCACGGTTCATGCTGGTGGTGAATGCCGCCAACCGGGAGAAGGACTGGGCCTGGCTGGAACAGACCCTGCGCACCTTCCGCGAGGTGCATGCGCCTGCCGACCCGGGGCAGCCGGAGGACATCTCCGACGCGACGGCCCTGCTGGCGGTGCAGGGGCCCCAGGCCCTTGCCCTGCTCACGCCCTTGACGGATGCCGACCTGGCCGGGCTGGGCAGCTACCATGCGGTACTGGGGGCCCGGGTGGCCGGGGTGCCGGTGACGGCCATCTCCCGGACCGGCTACACGGGGGAGGACGGCTTCGAGATCTACGTGGAAGCCGGGGGGGCGGAGCCCATCTGGGAGGCGGTGGTGGCGGCAGGGGCGCGTCCCGCCGGGCTCGGGGCCCGGGATACCCTGCGCCTGGAAGCGCGCCTGCCGCTGTACGGGCATGAGCTGGATGAGGACATCACGCCGGTGGAGGCGGGACTGACCCCGTTTGTGAAATTCGAGGCCAAGCCGGCCTTCATCGGCCGCAGCCGGCTCTGGGAGCAGCGGCAGGATCCCGGCCACCGCCGCCTGGTGGGCCTCGCGCCTCAGGGGGCCATTGCCCGGTCGGGAGCCGCCGTGGGCCTGGGGGAGCGGGTGGTAGGCCGGGTTACGTCCGGCACCCATTCCCCCACCCTGGGGCATCCCATTGCCCTGGCCCTGGTGGAGGCGGAGGCGGCCGCCCTGGGGACGCCCCTGTGGGTGGAGGTCCGGGGCCGGCGCGTGCCCGCCCCGGTGGTGCCCACACCGTTCTACCGGCGCCCGCGCTGA
- the yqhS gene encoding 3-dehydroquinate dehydratase, type II (Evidence 2a : Function from experimental evidences in other organisms; PubMedId : 10870960, 19099550; Product type e : enzyme) has translation MAEAAAAVGLWLAVVNGPNLGRLGRREPGIYGTESWEAIQARLERWWRPRGVALEFFQSNHEGRLVDYLEAAADRGCGGVALNPGALTHQSYVLADCLRALPMPVVEVHLSNIFAREDFRARSLTAPAAWGQVSGLGWLGYHLALEALWRRQRPGGEAEA, from the coding sequence ATGGCGGAAGCGGCAGCGGCCGTCGGCCTGTGGCTGGCGGTGGTGAACGGGCCCAACCTGGGCCGGCTGGGCCGGCGGGAGCCCGGCATCTACGGCACGGAAAGCTGGGAGGCCATCCAGGCCCGCCTGGAGCGCTGGTGGCGCCCGCGGGGGGTGGCGCTGGAGTTCTTCCAGTCCAACCATGAGGGGCGGCTGGTGGACTACCTGGAGGCAGCGGCCGACCGCGGCTGCGGTGGGGTTGCCCTCAACCCGGGTGCACTGACGCACCAGAGCTACGTGCTAGCCGACTGTCTGCGGGCGCTGCCCATGCCGGTGGTGGAGGTGCATCTCTCCAACATCTTCGCCCGCGAGGACTTCCGGGCACGGTCGTTGACCGCCCCTGCCGCCTGGGGCCAGGTCAGCGGCCTCGGCTGGCTGGGCTATCACCTGGCGCTGGAGGCGCTGTGGCGCCGGCAGCGCCCGGGCGGGGAGGCGGAGGCATGA